In Aspergillus fumigatus Af293 chromosome 4, whole genome shotgun sequence, one genomic interval encodes:
- a CDS encoding 40S ribosomal protein eS6, with amino-acid sequence MKLNISYPANGSQKVIEVDDERKLRPFMEKRMGTEIPGDSLGDEFKGYIFKITGGNDKQGFPMKQGVLLPTRTRLLLSDGHSCYRPRRTGERKRKSVRGAITNFDLAVLALSIVKQGESELPGLTDTVVPKRLGPKRATKIRRFFGLDKKDDVRKFVIRRTVTREGKPDYTKAPKIQRLVTPQRLQRKRHRIALKRRRAEAAKEAANDYAKLLATRVHEEKAKRDELRKRRASSMRK; translated from the exons atgaagctcaaCATCTCCTACCCGGCCAATGGGTCGCAAAAAGTCATCGAGGTTGACGATGAGCGCAAGCTTCGTCCCTTCATGGAGAAGCGCATGGGAACCGAA ATTCCCGGCGACTCCCTCGGTGATGAATTCAAGGGTTACATCTTCAAGATTACTGGTGGTAACGACAAGCAAG GTTTCCCCATGAAGCAGGGTG TTCTCCTTCCCACTCGTACCAGACTCCTGCTTTCCGACGGTCACAG CTGCTACCGCCCTCGCCGCACTGGTGAGAGAAAGCGCAAGAGTGTCCGTGGTG CCATCACCAACTTCGACCTCGCCGTCCTTGCCCTGAGCATCGTCAAGCAGGGTGAGAGTGAGCTCCCCGGTCTCACCGACACCGTTGTCCCCAAGAGACTTGGTCCCAAGCGTGCCACCAAGATCCGCCGCTTCTTCGGTCTCGACAAGAAGGATGATGTCCGCAAGTTCGTCATCCGTCGTACCGTCACCCGTGAGGGCAAGCCCGACTACACCAAGGCCCCCAAGATCCAGCGTCTGGTCACTCCCCAGCGTCTCCAGCGCAAGCGTCACAGGATTGCCCTCAAGCGCCGCCGCGCTGAGGCTGCCAAGGAGGCTGC TAACGACTACGCCAAGCTCCTGGCCACCCGTGTccacgaggagaaggctaAGCGTGATGAGCTCCGCAAGCGGAGAGCTTCTTCGATGAGAAAGTAA